CAGGGGCACACTAAACCAGTCCCCTGACCTGGGGGAGCCATAACAGCCCCACACAAGGGGAGAGAAGCCCAGTCTTGCTGGCATCCAGGCTCTAGAGGCACCTACATTGTCAGGCCAAGGCCTGTCACCATGGGATGGATGGATGCCTTTCCTGGCAGCCATATGGCCCCGCTGAGGTGATTTGCATACAGGTGGAAGGCCTGTGGGCAGGCGGGTGAGACCGTTGCCTTGGTAACGCCTCAGCCACCCTGTGACCTACCCCAGCTGTCTCTGTTGCTGCCATTCTCCAGGCCTCTTCCATTCAGGGCAGCCTTTAAAATCCCAGGCTGCCTCTCATCTCCCCCCTCCCTGATACCTGGGTCCCCGATAATCTGCATTCTTCCTACCTTCTCTTTCCCCTGGCTTGAGCCCTGGCCCCTCGGGCCTTGTGAACTGGGGACCTGATGCTGGGGGTGGGTGATGGGCTAAAAGGGAGGTGGGTTGCATGGGACCCTTTTCTCTCCTAGGTTTGAGCAGGCCATCCAGGCAGCCAGCCGAGTCATTCGAAAGTAAGTGCTCAGGCCTTCCTCACACAGGCTCCCCTGCCCTGTGTGGGTAGAGTAGGCTTTCCCATGGGGGTGCACAGGGCTCTGTGGTGGAGGGGACGCTGCATGCTGTCTGTCATGGGCTGACTCTCCAGCCCTGAGTGCCTCTATTTCCTTCTGCAGTGAGCAGTTTACCATCCGACGCTTCCAGTCCTTGCCGGTGAGTGCCCTCTGAGGCCCAACGGGAGGCTCAGGTCTGCTGGccaggaggggggaggggcaagagggGTCTAGGGTCAACTCTTAGGGTGGACTTGATGTGGTTGGGTGTCCCCAGTCTGGCTGCAGGAGCTGGGGTTTTGGAGGTAGACAGGTGAGCTGGGGGAGTTGGAGGAGCTATGGGAGAAGGGAGGCCTGGGCTGGTGCCAGAGGAAAGCAGCCTTTTGTACCTGCTGCCCTCCTGGCTCTCTAGGTGAGGCTTCTGGGTCACAGCCCTGTGCTACGGAACATCACCAACTCCCAAGTGCCTGGCACCTGGAGGAAGAGTGCGGCGTGTGTCCGAGCTGCCCACCGCTCTGAGGAGGACAAAGAGAATGTGCGTGTCCGGAAGGCCAGAGTGGGAGTgctccagggagagaaggggactTGCTGCGGTGGTTCTCTGCCATTTGATGACACACCCTCCTTTGCCCCCTATACTGCCCACAGGATGGATTTGTCTTCAAGATGCCGGGAAAGCCCACCCATCCCAGCCACACTCATGTTCTGGCAGAGTGGGCCAGCCGCAGAGAAGCCTTTGCCCAGAGGCCAAGCTCAGCTCCCGACCTGATGGTATACCAGCAGCTGACCCAGGCAGGGCAGGCGTTCACACAGGACGGGTGCCTGTGAAGGCAGCCGGGGGGACTGGAGGCTGATCCTGAGCCCTGAGGCAGTGGGAACTTTTTCTcagaaggctgggggtggggaacgtGAGGCCCCTGAGTAGCCTGTTCATTCGTTACCCACACAGTGTCTCACCCCTGAGCGGAAGATGGAAACAGAGGAACTGACTCCCCTGGCCCGATGCCGCTTCTCCCTGACCCCCACTGAGAGGGCTGCCGAAGAAGATGATGGATTCGTGGATATCCTGGAGAGTGACTTAAAGGTAAACAGCCTTGCCCTGTCAAGCCCCctacctctccctccctgggATCTCCCAAAAGAGGAGAGCTCTGAGCTCCTGCAGCAAGACTATGACCTCATTCCAATGTCAGAAGAAGAATTGGAGGTAACTGAGTCACAGCCTTTCCTCTGGCCAATCAGAGAAGAGGAGGTGGCAGGTGCTGCAGTGAAGGGGCGAtgggcagggtggagggaagcCTGGCCCTCCTGCATGGCCACACTTCTCATGATTCTTTGTAAGCCCCAGCACTGAGTGGGGCCCTGTAGCTTCCTGGTTCTGGGGGTCTGCCCTATGTGGAGGTGTGAGCAGGGCCAGGGAGGGCTGCTGGCCTGGAGTTTGCTGAGAGAACTAGGCAGACTGTCCTTGAGAACACGGGGCTTTAGGGGTTGGATCTTTGCCTGGGAATTTGACCATGTCCTTGCTAATTTGGCCTCAGGAGGAAGATGTAGTCCCCCCAGGCATGGAGAGCCTTATTAGTGCCCCGCTGGTCAAGAcctcagaaaaggaagaggagcaggTGAGCTTCTGGGGTAGCCCCTCAGAACTTGGAGGGGTGGGCCCTACCCCCAGGTGGGATTTGGGTTGAAGGGCAGGGGCGGGGCACTCTGACCTGACACTGCTGTTCCCGCCAGGACCTCATCATGTACAGCAAGTGCCAGCGGCTCTTCCGCTCCCCGTCCATGCCCTGCACCGTGATCCGGCCCATCCTTAAGAGGCTGGAGCGCCCCCAGGACAGGGACCTGCCTGTACAGAACAAACGGAGGAGGAGCGTGACCCCTTCAGAGGAAGAGCAGCGGGAGGCTGAGGGGCCTGTGAGTGCCCTCCTCCGGGGatggggctgggctggactggGCTGGGTGGCAACCCTCCAAGGCCACCCTGCAAGCTCTTCTCAGCCGGGTTTGTGGCAGAGGGCAGGGTGCATGGAAGAGGGTACTAGTCAGACAGGGCACTGAGGGGCAGCCTCACCCCGATCCTGCCGCCGTCTGCCCCACAGAAAGCCCGTGTTCTCCGCTCTAAGTCCTTATGTCATGACGAGATCGAGAACATTCTGGACAGTGACCACCGAGAACTGATCGGGGATTACTCCAAGGTACCAGCAGTGAGCGGCCCCCTCAGGAGGCTCGACCCCTTACCAACTGTGGCCCCTGAGCCCAGCAGCTGCTTCAGTGACACCCTCTCTCCCCAGAGGCCCCCTGGCTTTGTCCTTTGcgtcttttcctttattttcatctAGACTCCTGTCTCTGGCTCTCCTTGGTCTCCTGACTCCACCTCAAATCTGTCCAGGGCATCAATGGTATCTCAACCCTGGAAAACATTTCCAAACTGTAGTATCTAGCTTGGAGCCTCCTTGGGCTTCATCCTGGGGCTTGGCAAAGCATGggggcaggaggaaagggggttcatctcttctgctccccatcttCATTTCCCCTTGAAGGCTATTCCCTGGGGATTGACCCTAGAGGTGCCTCTTGGTTGCTATGGGAACCAGAGCTGAAGTTGAAAGTCAAAGCATGTGTGGCCTTTGGGCTTGGGGAAAAAACTGCATCTTTTCCAGGTTCCCAGTCTTACCAATTtcactttgtttctcctttctctctccacttCCCTTCAGGCCTTCCTCCTACAGACTGTGGATGGAAAGCACCAAGACCTCAAGTACATCTCACCAGAAACGGTATGCAGGGATGAGCTTTTTTTCTAGTGCATTTGGGACTTCTGTTTGCCTGTTAACTTTGCCTGGGGTCGGGCTGCCAGCACTGGGTTAGCAGCAGTGTTAGGGGCCAgtccctgcctgccagcctgaCCTGTTGGAACCCTCCTCCGTGGCCTCCTACAGATGGTGGCCCTGCTGACAGGGAAGTTCAGCAACATCGTGGAGAGGTTTGTGATTGTGGACTGCAGATATCCTTACGAGTATGAAGGCGGGCACATCAAGGTGAGTCAGGGTGATGGGAGAGGCCCTGAAGACTCACCCAGTCGTACCCTTTCTCTGCCTGGAGGATGAATCGGTAGTAGGTGGGTGTACCTTCTTGTGGGGAAGGATTCTGCCCAGCAAGAGTCAGCGTCACTTGTCTGAAAGATGGGGACTGCATAGGGGAGGGTCGACTGCCCAGGGCTGTGGCCTGACCTGCGGCTCCTCCGGCAGACTGCTGTGAACCTGCCTCTGGAACGTGACGCCGAGACCTTCCTGCTACAGAGCCCCATCACACCCTGCAGCCTGGACAAGAGAATCATCCTCATTTTCCACTGTGAATTCTCATCTGAGCGGGGGCCTCGCATGTGAGTCCCAGCTCCGCCCAGCCTGCTAGTACTTCTCCTGACCTTCCTTGGCCAAGCTGGTGGGTGCTGGAGTCAGCTGATGGCCAAGACGCCcgagcccagccccagcccctcctcggCCTTGGCCCCTGTCTCATCTGATGCCTTGGAGCAGACCTCATGCCACCGTCCTTCCCATCAGGCCTCACATCTATCCTCTGTTGCTGCTACCCCTGCAAAATCCAAGTCTCCAGCAGCATCCTTACAATCCAAGGGCCCTGTCCCAGTCCTCAGTGACACTGACCTTTCCAGTGTTCCACTGTCCTTTCCTCTCTTTACCTCACCAAGTCTTGCCCAGACTTCCTGAATGTATCTCCTGAATtttgcctgcctctctcctttctgcctcccctTTCCCGGTTCAGGAGAAATGTCTCTGACGAAGATTGTGCAACTGTCTCCTAGAAACAGAGCCCCCTTgatttgcttccttccttccttccatctccccaACTGCTTCCGTACCCAGCTAGCCAGACTGAGCTCAGAGTGTTCTTGGGGCTGACATTCTTGCACAGAAGTCTTCTGCGGTTCCCCAAGGCCCTCAAAGGAGTCAGTGCAGGGAACAGGTCCCCTGATGGACACCCCGCTGCATGCCCAGCTCTCACCCCCACACCCCTGCTCATCCCAGGTGCCGTTTCATCAGGGAACGAGACAGGGCCTCCAACGACTACCCCAGCCTCTACTACCCTGAGATGTATATCCTCAAAGGCGGCTACAAGGAATTCTTCCCACAGCACCCGGTACTATGGGTGGGGTGGCCGCAGCCTGCGTGGGAGGGTTGGACTAGAAGCAAAGGGCTCGGCCTGGCGGTAGCCCTtaaagaaggagaagggaggggtgggtCCCCCCACAAAGTTACCCATTTCCCCAGATTGATTGgcccttcccaccctgccctAGGCGTTCTGTGAGCCCCAGAACTACCGGCCCATGAACCACGAGGCCTTCAAGGACGAGCTGAAGGCCTTCCGCCTCAAGACGcgcagctgggctggggagcgAAGCCGGCGGGAGCTCTGCAGCCGCCTGCAGGACCAGTGAACCGCCAGCAACCATCCCACCCATCTTCCTTGCCTTGTGTGACCTGGGCACCAGCAGCCCAGTGGCTTGCAGGGCCGAGGGTCTGCTAGAGGCCCCAGGTGCTGTCCAGATGAAAGACGGTGATGGTGTCCCGTCCATCTGCTCCCGCCCTGACGCCTCTGTCTCACTCCAGTCATACTCCATATCCTggtgacacccccacccccaccccggaaGAGCCCAGCCTGCTGACTTAGTGCAATTGGATTAAGTCTAGCTCAAAGGAAGTATTCTGTGTCCAGCAGgagccttttgtttttttccttccttgtttgGGTTAACTGTTTGTCTTCCTGTATCCAGAAAAGCCCCCCTTTTTTCTAGGGGCTTTGCTTGTATGTATGAGGCTGAGGGAGAGCGACAGCCCCCAAGATGGGCAGCAGCTGTGCTCCTGGCCCTAGGGGTCAGcgctgccctgccccaggccatCTACAGCACTTCCAAGTGTGTCCTCATtgctcccctctctcttcccctccctcctgtccctccaTGTGAACACATCCAGCACAGACATAAGCTCTTACTCTTTCCTGTTTCAATGTTATCTGCATGCTTGATTTGTCTGGTTTGCCCATCTCAGGATGTTCACAGGCTGAGGTTTAGGCTCCCCTTGTCCAGCTAGGGCTAAGGGCTCAAACATTAATAACTCACTTGGCCCTGGCTTCTGTTGCTTCAGAAAAGGATGTTATTATTTGCAGGGGCCTTTTGGATGAGGGCTAAGGCCTGTGTCCTGAGCCCACTGGAAGCCCAGCTCTCGATACTGTGAACCCCAGAGCCTGAAGCCATTTCAGAACTTGCTGCTGTCTTGTCATGGACGGACAGACGGATGAATGGAAGAGTGGTGGACGGATGGATGGCCAGGAATGCACACTGCCTTGTCCACAAACTGCTGAGTGGAAACATTTCAGTGAGTGTGACAGCCTGCGGCCGGAGTATATGTGTGCCTGTCTGTGTGGACAAAAATCTCTACACTTTAAGGTTTGGAGATATTCAAAAGGAACTGTCATGGAAGCAGCTAAACCAAGGACAACCATCTCTGGATTCTGAATCTCAGGAAGTGGGCAGGGCTTTTTGAAGGCCCTGATGAGTCATCTGCTAGGGTCTTGGTTCAATAAAGCACTGAGCAAGTTGAGTAAGCAGCATCGTGTCCGGGGAGCCCTTGGCAGGACCATGGCAGCCCTGGTtggtgggaaagggcaggggcAGCTCAGCGGTAAGCAGCATCTCCGCAGCTCCCACCTCACCTGGCAGAATCAAATCTACCATACGTTCCTCTTCACATTTCCTTGTCTTTGCATCTGCTGTATTATCCTCAGGAATGCTCTCACCCATCTGTTATtcctttaaaattcaatttcaaaTGTTATGtcctcccagaagccttcctGCCCTATAAGGGAAATGACTTTCCTTTCAGTATCTCCAGCACCCAGTAGAGGTTCCACCACCTAGGTGGTGCCAAGTTCAAGATTAAGAGAGTGCGAAAGGGTCAATCTGGGAGAGCTTGTCCTAGGCCCAAACCTGGGTGTGTCAGGAAATCCCCTTGGAACACCACAGCGAatgaccctccccacccccagtatGAGCTCTCTGTGATTGTAGAGACTCCTTTGCAAATGTACAAATAAGATACTGCCTGATAGAGTGCACACACATGTCAGGTGTCATTAACTTCATCTACCTTGCAATGATTATTTGCTCCATACTGCAGATCGAAAAATGGAGGCTATTTCTTACCAGAGCAACAAGAAGGGATTCAGTTTCTCAGGCTGAGTCTAAAGGACACTTACCCTGTCTCCAGCTtacctcctgccccctccccctgcccccaatttCTTAAACCCCTTCAAGGCTTGGTCTTCACTCCTGGTCTGGACCCCTCTATAAGGGCACAAcaggtgggaggggtgggtgtCTTGAAGGGCTGGACATCTACTCAGGGAAGGAGGGGTCCTGAAGCTTCCAGAAGTCCCCTCCACTGAGCAGAAACCTGACACCAAGGCCAGCATTTATTCGGATGAGGGGATTTGCCCCCCAAAAGGGAAAATAGCTGGGCACACCcctgagaaagagggagaagtaGGGGGACAGAAGAGAGTGAGCCCTGGGCACAGTCATGCTGAGACTCGCTGGCACCACCCTGAGTGTTCAGGTGGTCTGGTTTTATGAGGAGCAAGGCAGATGCTCAAGAGAGGGCACtcacttgctccaggtcacacagtaAATACAATCTGAGCAGGTATTTCAGCTGCCAGGACTCCTAtgcctcacctcccacctctggtCCAGAGAGCCAAGGGGGTGGGGTTAGGCTGCCTGGCCTCTGCTCTGAGTCCTTTTACTCTGTCCTGGATCAGGCCACACAGGAAGGAGAAAACAATGGGTGCTATGTCCAACAATGCCCAgactgtgtgccaggtacagATAGCTGCGGCCATATCTGCCCCACTTAGAACGCACCATCAGAGTCACAGATGGGGTCTTGGGGCACTTAGTCGGCTCCATACACGTTTACCTGTTGTCTCCTAAGCACATCAGGTCGCTATGCAGCTCATTTTGCAGGAAAACCAAAataggaaggcagggagggggccctggTCAAGCAAGGAGATGAAATTCCTTCCCAAAGAGAAGACCCTGCTGCTGACATCTACCTTGAGGGAAGCGTGGGCCTGGTCTCCATAGAGGGGACGCCAGGTCAGGACCCTCCTACTTCTGGGAAGTTCAGGGGATGGGGCAGAGGTGCCCCAACCCCCTTCTTACCAGGAAGAGAAGCTATAACTTTATTCCTGAATGTTCATAAAGAGAAGTGTATCAGGCAAGGAAGCGGTTTAAAATCCTGGGCTGCTAGCCAGTTTTAGAGGTTGTTTTGCTTGGGCCAAGGCGGGGCAGGAATTCCCGCCGCCAGCCAGCGAGCCGCTGACTCACATGGTTAAAGAGCTGCATGGGGCTGGGCCCAGGTGGAGAGCCAGCCTGTGCAGGCCTGTCAGCAGGCACCACGGGGGCTGGGCATCGTCAGAACTACTCAATGGGTAACTTgcaatgacaatttaaaaaatgttttctttttaaattggggAATAATTGACATTTCCTCAAAGGTACACATCTTAAGCACAGAGCATAGAGCATATATGTGAAGAAGCACTACACTCAAGATATCAACGTTTTTAGAATCTCTGGAggctccctcccactccctcccagTTACTTGCACTCTGGGTCATCGTTTTGTTGACCTCTATCACAATAGATTAGTTCTGCCTGTTCTTCAGCttcatacaaatgaaatcatactCTTTTGTccggcttttttcactcagcataatgattTTGAGATCTATCATGTTTCTTTTAGCAAGTTTATTCTTGttcattgctgtgtagtattccattatatggatacaTTCTTAACTTGAattattcattctcttttttcctctggctttttcaactttttaaaagttaaggtatcatttatatgcagtaaaattcacccttttgaGTACACAGTTcggtgagttttgacaaatggaCTGTTTGGTAAActgccaccacaatcaagatatagaacattttcattctgCCCTTGATGGATTATTTGGGACTATTTCAAATTGTGCTGGGAATAttccaggagtagaattgctccAAGGTTGCTATACCAACtcaccttcccaccagcagtgtctgaGAGTGCTGTTCcatattttcatcaaaattagtaaattttaatttctcttaaccAGAAAATGTGATTGTTATTTATAGCAAAGAACTCAGTTAACTGTCAAATGCTGAACCTACATGCTGTGATGTGGCAGCAGCAGGGGTTCCAGCCTGTTTTCTGACTCTCCCATGATGAAATACTTATCTTAATTTTTTCTCAAGtcagattctttaaaaagttaaagtagTCACTTTGGAGTTAACTGTAGGTTACTGGCTTGAGTCCATCCCGTGACAACAGCTCATAACCATCTAGAAAACTTATCATTTCTAAAAAGCCTTTATCCCTGGAATTGAGCACACAGGCACCCTACTTTCCAGAGGCAATAAAACTGTTGGTGGTGCAGAAAGGAAGGCGTTTAGACAAGGAGTCTATAGCCACGTGGAATCTGGAAACAATCAGGGAGGGAAGTTGAGTAATGATGGAGAAGTTGCTGTTCTGCAGCCGTGAAAATCACGCCTTGAGAGAATCTTAGATGATGTGAAGTTATTCAGTCTATTGTTCAGAGAAGACAGTTATGGGACAGAAGGTAAGATGCATTCCTACCCAAACCACAAGGGAGTTTGTGTGGGTGCCAAACAGGGCTGCTAGGATTGCCTCCGCCCCTGCCAGCCCACAGAAGCACACCCGCCCCTGGGAGGGGGGTGGTGACCGCAGCTGCCAGGCTCTGAGtcagctgggcctggggcagcGGGAGGGGAAGGGGCCTCACGTGGCTGAGCCTGAGCTGCCTCGTGGGGCCTCCTGGCTCTCAGCCCTGCAGGAAGAGCTGCGTTTGAAAGGACGAATCACATGCTGCC
Above is a window of Camelus dromedarius isolate mCamDro1 chromosome 18, mCamDro1.pat, whole genome shotgun sequence DNA encoding:
- the CDC25B gene encoding M-phase inducer phosphatase 2 isoform X1; translated protein: MELPQPEPAPGSALSPAAVRGDAQRPGYLPGLRLGAHSLLGSPERATASSPVSTLTQTMHDLAGLGSETPKSQVGSLLKCLSLSRRASESSLSSESSESSDAGLCMDSPSPMDPQVAEQTFEQAIQAASRVIRNEQFTIRRFQSLPVRLLGHSPVLRNITNSQVPGTWRKSAACVRAAHRSEEDKENDGFVFKMPGKPTHPSHTHVLAEWASRREAFAQRPSSAPDLMCLTPERKMETEELTPLARCRFSLTPTERAAEEDDGFVDILESDLKEEDVVPPGMESLISAPLVKTSEKEEEQDLIMYSKCQRLFRSPSMPCTVIRPILKRLERPQDRDLPVQNKRRRSVTPSEEEQREAEGPKARVLRSKSLCHDEIENILDSDHRELIGDYSKAFLLQTVDGKHQDLKYISPETMVALLTGKFSNIVERFVIVDCRYPYEYEGGHIKTAVNLPLERDAETFLLQSPITPCSLDKRIILIFHCEFSSERGPRMCRFIRERDRASNDYPSLYYPEMYILKGGYKEFFPQHPAFCEPQNYRPMNHEAFKDELKAFRLKTRSWAGERSRRELCSRLQDQ
- the CDC25B gene encoding M-phase inducer phosphatase 2 isoform X3; translated protein: MELPQPEPAPGSALSPAAVRGDAQRPGYLPGLRLGAHSLLGSPERATASSPVSTLTQTMHDLAGLGRFEQAIQAASRVIRNEQFTIRRFQSLPVRLLGHSPVLRNITNSQVPGTWRKSAACVRAAHRSEEDKENDGFVFKMPGKPTHPSHTHVLAEWASRREAFAQRPSSAPDLMCLTPERKMETEELTPLARCRFSLTPTERAAEEDDGFVDILESDLKEEDVVPPGMESLISAPLVKTSEKEEEQDLIMYSKCQRLFRSPSMPCTVIRPILKRLERPQDRDLPVQNKRRRSVTPSEEEQREAEGPKARVLRSKSLCHDEIENILDSDHRELIGDYSKAFLLQTVDGKHQDLKYISPETMVALLTGKFSNIVERFVIVDCRYPYEYEGGHIKTAVNLPLERDAETFLLQSPITPCSLDKRIILIFHCEFSSERGPRMCRFIRERDRASNDYPSLYYPEMYILKGGYKEFFPQHPAFCEPQNYRPMNHEAFKDELKAFRLKTRSWAGERSRRELCSRLQDQ
- the CDC25B gene encoding M-phase inducer phosphatase 2 isoform X2, which produces MELPQPEPAPGSALSPAAVRGDAQRPGYLPGLRLGAHSLLGSPERATASSPVSTLTQTMHDLAGLGSETPKSQVGSLLKCLSLSRRASESSLSSESSESSDAGLCMDSPSPMDPQVAEQTFEQAIQAASRVIRNEQFTIRRFQSLPVRLLGHSPVLRNITNSQVPGTWRKSAACVRAAHRSEEDKENDGFVFKMPGKPTHPSHTHVLAEWASRREAFAQRPSSAPDLMCLTPERKMETEELTPLARCRFSLTPTERAAEEDDGFVDILESDLKEEDVVPPGMESLISAPLVKTSEKEEEQDLIMYSKCQRLFRSPSMPCTVIRPILKRLERPQDRDLPVQNKRRRSVTPSEEEQREAEGPAFLLQTVDGKHQDLKYISPETMVALLTGKFSNIVERFVIVDCRYPYEYEGGHIKTAVNLPLERDAETFLLQSPITPCSLDKRIILIFHCEFSSERGPRMCRFIRERDRASNDYPSLYYPEMYILKGGYKEFFPQHPAFCEPQNYRPMNHEAFKDELKAFRLKTRSWAGERSRRELCSRLQDQ
- the CDC25B gene encoding M-phase inducer phosphatase 2 isoform X4 — encoded protein: MDSPSPMDPQVAEQTFEQAIQAASRVIRNEQFTIRRFQSLPVRLLGHSPVLRNITNSQVPGTWRKSAACVRAAHRSEEDKENDGFVFKMPGKPTHPSHTHVLAEWASRREAFAQRPSSAPDLMCLTPERKMETEELTPLARCRFSLTPTERAAEEDDGFVDILESDLKEEDVVPPGMESLISAPLVKTSEKEEEQDLIMYSKCQRLFRSPSMPCTVIRPILKRLERPQDRDLPVQNKRRRSVTPSEEEQREAEGPKARVLRSKSLCHDEIENILDSDHRELIGDYSKAFLLQTVDGKHQDLKYISPETMVALLTGKFSNIVERFVIVDCRYPYEYEGGHIKTAVNLPLERDAETFLLQSPITPCSLDKRIILIFHCEFSSERGPRMCRFIRERDRASNDYPSLYYPEMYILKGGYKEFFPQHPAFCEPQNYRPMNHEAFKDELKAFRLKTRSWAGERSRRELCSRLQDQ